A window of the Juglans microcarpa x Juglans regia isolate MS1-56 chromosome 5D, Jm3101_v1.0, whole genome shotgun sequence genome harbors these coding sequences:
- the LOC121264124 gene encoding uncharacterized protein LOC121264124, whose translation MENDKEPFAKQNDQSASATSKDDPSTRRVEELSEIVEETSPGQHQSPKNLVSEEESMVIEDTREDYLRISMPQTPSRTPKRVNFSPLPSPSSAKVNWSPGPSPSKNKLIIKTLLPKLSFKRQSNTSDIEKAAIIQLGDSPARIWEKRPISRTLSLTKLFTSKMNTASSLPVSPTAHSNPESMHGGNVMSPLSSVKGGGWQSIHRSRSVPELSKEGSLSVRGGFRVILTTPRRAEGAVTTTTKTSLEDDTDGNGDKGEDIPEEDAVCRICYVELGEGADTFKMECSCKGELALAHKECAVKWFSIKGNKICDVCKQEVQNLPVTLLRIQNCQVLNLQESGQQADVPRYRIWQDVPVLVIVSMLAYFSFLEQLLISTMGSGAIAISLPFSCILGLLASMTATTMVRRKYVWVYAAIQFGLVVLFGHLFYSFVHIQAVLSVLVATLAGFGVTMCGHSILVEVCKWRRSLSQSNQQQGSQEVTQPDQLLETADQFQADTHHHVSGRGDVEAIHRS comes from the exons atggaaaatgataaggAACCCTTTGCTAAGCAGAATGACCAAAGCGCTTCCGCTACCAGCAAAGATGATCCTTCCACTCGACGG GTTGAAGAATTGAGCGAAATTGTTGAAGAAACCTCACCTGGTCAACACCAGAGTCCAAAAAATCTTGTATCGGAGGAAGAATCGATGGTTATTGAGGACACCAGAGAGGATTATTTGAGAATAAGCATGCCCCAAACACCAAGTCGTACTCCTAAAAGAGTAAATTTTTCTCCATTACCGAGCCCTAGCTCTGCGAAAGTTAATTGGTCCCCAGGGCCCTCAccatcaaaaaataaactaatcaTAAAAACCCTTCTACCAAAACTAAGTTTCAAACGTCAAAGTAATACTTCAGACATCGAGAAGGCAGCCATTATACAACTAGGAGATTCACCTGCAAGGATATGGGAAAAGCGTCCAATTTCAAGGACATTGTCTCTTACAAAGCTATTTACGTCAAAAATGAATACAGCATCATCCTTACCTGTAAGCCCAACCGCTCACTCAAATCCAGAGTCTATGCATGGAGGGAACGTGATGAGTCCATTAAGTTCTGTT AAAGGAGGGGGCTGGCAATCTATTCACCGTTCTCGTTCAGTCCCTGAGCTTAGCAAAGAAGGTAGCTTGTCTGTACGTGGTGGTTTTCGTGTAATTCTCACCACACCACGGAGGGCTGAAGGGGCtgtcacaacaacaacaaagacATCCCTAGAAGATGATACGG ATGGGAATGGTGATAAGGGTGAAGATATTCCTGAAGAAGATGCTGTTTGTAGAATCTGCTATGTTGAGCTGGGTGAGGGTGCTGACACCTTCAAGATGGAATGTAGTTGCAAAGGTGAACTTGCTTTGGCCCACAAAGAATGCGCTGTAAAATGGTTTAGTATTAAAGgtaataaaatatgtgatgtgTGCAAGCAAGAAGTTCAGAACCTACCTGTCACGCTTCTACGAATTCAAAACTGTCAGGTCCTTAACTTGCAAGAGAGTGGTCAACAAGCTGATGTTCCTAGATATAG GATATGGCAGGATGTTCCAGTTCTAGTCATTGTCAGCATGCTTGCTTACTTTTCATTTCTGGAGCAGCTTCTG ATTTCAACAATGGGATCTGGTGCAATAGCCATATCTCTCCCATTTTCCTGCATATTAGGTCTTCTTGCATCCATGACAGCCACAACAATGG TACGCAGAAAATATGTCTGGGTTTATGCGGCCATTCAATTTGGTCTGGTGGTTCTCTTCGGACATCTTTTTTACTCATTT GTTCATATCCAGGCCGTTCTATCTGTTCTCGTTGCCACCCTTGCTGGGTTTGGAGTTACAATGTGTGGACATTCTATCCTTGTTGAGGTTTGTAAGTGGAGGAGGTCTTTGTCTCAATCAAATCAACAGCAGGGTTCTCAGGAGGTGACGCAGCCAGATCAATTGCTTGAAACTGCAGATCAATTTCAGGCGGATACTCATCACCATGTAAGTGGAAGGGGAGATGTAGAAGCTATCCATAGAAGCTGA
- the LOC121264123 gene encoding WD repeat-containing protein 20 homolog, with protein sequence MMNSANGMMSASSSSATAQSPALKTYFKTPDGRYKLHYEKTHPSGLLHYAHGKTVTQATLAHLKDKPTPSTPAAAPSSFSASSGVRSAAARLLGGSNGSRSFVGGNGGSKSVSGNGRVGSLGSSSSSNSMATTNFDGKGAYLVFNVGDAIFISDLNSQDKDPIKSIHFSNSNPVSHAFDQDAKDGHDLLIGLHSGDVYSVSLRQQLQDVGKKLVGAQHYNKDGSVNNSRCTSVAWVPGGDGAFVVAHTDGNLYVYEKSKDGAGDTSFPVVRDQMQFSVAHARYSKSNPVARWHICQGSINSIAFSTDGTYLATVGRDGYLRVFDYSKELIICGGKSYYGGLLCCAWSMDGKYILTGGEDDLVQVWSMEDRKVVAWGEGHSSWVSGVAFDSYWSSPNSEGTGETIMYRFGSVGQDTQLLLWDLEMDEIVVPLRRCPPGGSPSYSAGNQSSHWDNVCPVGTLQPAPSMRDIPKITPLVAHRVHNEPLSGLIYTQESVLTVCRDGHIKSWMRPGMAESQSNNTETISSSSLKEKPLFSSKIVSSSYKL encoded by the exons atgATGAATTCCGCCAACGGCATGATGTCAGCATCGTCTTCATCGGCCACCGCACAATCACCGGCCCTCAAGACCTATTTCAAAACTCCAGATGGCCGATACAAGCTCCACTACGAGAAGACCCACCCCTCCGGTCTCCTTCATTACGCCCATGGAAAAACCGTCACTCAG GCAACTCTAGCACATCTGAAGGACAAGCCGACCCCATCTACCCCAGCAGCCGCGCCTTCAAGCTTCAGTGCTAGCAGTGGGGTGCGATCGGCTGCAGCAAGGTTGTTGGGCGGAAGCAATGGGAGCCGCAGCTTTGTCGGAGGGAATGGTGGCAGTAAGAGTGTTAGTGGGAATGGTAGGGTTGGGTCATTGGGGTCTTCAAGTTCTAGTAACTCAATGGCTACTACAAACTTCGATGGGAAAGGGGCTTACTTGGTCTTCAACGTGGGGGATGCCATCTTTATAAGTGATCTGAATTCTCAAGATAAG GATCCGATAAAGTCAATCCATTTCAGTAATTCGAATCCTGTGAGTCACGCATTTGATCAGGATGCTAAGGATGGACATGACTTGCTTATCGGCTTACATTCTGGGGATG TGTACTCTGTGTCACTGAGACAGCAATTACAGGATGTAGGAAAGAAGCTTGTTGGGGCTCAGCATTATAACAAAGATGGTTCTGTTAATAACAG TCGTTGCACTAGTGTTGCATGGGTACCTGGAGGCGATGGTGCTTTTGTTGTAGCTCATACTGATGGAAATTTGTATGTGTATGAAAAG AGCAAAGATGGTGCAGGAGATACTTCATTCCCTGTTGTTAGAGATCAGATGCAATTTTCTGTTGCACATGCACGTTACAGTAAG AGTAACCCAGTTGCCAGATGGCATATATGCCAAGGTTCAATTAATAGCATTGCTTTCTCAACTGATGGTACCTATCTAGCAACTGTGGGAAGAGATG GTTATCTACGAGTTTTTGACTATTCAAAAGAGCTCATCATATGTGGTGGCAAAAGTTATTATGGCGGTCTATTATGTTGTGCTTGGAG TATGGATGGAAAATATATTCTTACGGGAGGAGAAGACGATTTGGTTCAAGTTTGGAGCATGGAAGATCGGAAAGTGGTAGCATGGGGTGAGGGGCATAGTTCATGG GTCAGTGGGGTGGCTTTTGATTCATATTGGTCATCACCAAATTCGGAAGGCACTGGGGAAACTATCATGTACCGGTTTGGTTCTGTTGGTCAG GACACGCAATTGCTTCTGTGGGATCTTGAAATGGACGAGATTGTCGTGCCATTGCGGCGGTGCCCTCCTGGTGGATCACCCTCATACAGTGCAGGAAACCAGTCGTCCCATTGGGACAATGTTTGTCCAGTGGGCACCCTGCAGCCTGCTCCAAGCATGCGAGATATTCCAAAGATCACCCCGCTTGTTGCTCATCGTGTGCACAACGAACCCCTTTCTGGCTTGATATATACCCAGGAGTCTGTGCTTACGGTATGTCGAGATGGGCACATAAAGAGTTGGATGAGACCGGGGATGGCAGAAAGCCAGTCAAACAACACTGAAACCATCTCAAGTAGCAGCTTGAAGGAGAAACCTTTATTCTCGAGCAAGATTGTCAGTTCTAGTTACAAACTATGA